One window from the genome of Pyrobaculum ferrireducens encodes:
- a CDS encoding zinc ribbon domain-containing protein: MGYRTLVVKRRVEEIPPHQLARFLEVQERFRQWATEWYKSGFKTPMPEQNPLKYFAKELKYAMKLIPVNGLKNGIWKVPLPFDAEMRLDKNAGDNSRGVLVDLVESRDGKQKEKAIKIRKWSGERGNTIVIRLRRTEIKWIEERLREGAQLKFALAWMGKRRNSNIATFNVALIFYREVTPYQPKRLLVVDVNALHNGIVIATIEEDKVLQKGILRPDLGRIGRSEREIARLDSLCSTKGGAYCRKAVETKSRLWRLWRQWSIEAVKKIVKLAVQYRAAVVVDEPMDESIRGLKKGDRVKSNVKKYLNVGRLVKRLRELAEWHGVPYAELRLYSTICPRCGAKMEELPNRRMRCQCGFEAQRDEVPIHWAQKRFREILPPFFHRDALRSTPLSTFYLT, translated from the coding sequence ATGGGCTACCGGACGCTGGTGGTAAAGAGGAGGGTTGAGGAGATACCGCCGCATCAGCTGGCCAGATTTCTAGAGGTGCAGGAGAGGTTTAGACAATGGGCAACGGAGTGGTACAAGAGCGGATTCAAAACGCCGATGCCAGAGCAGAACCCGCTGAAGTACTTCGCCAAGGAGCTAAAGTATGCGATGAAACTAATTCCGGTTAACGGATTGAAAAACGGCATCTGGAAAGTGCCATTGCCCTTCGACGCAGAGATGAGGTTGGACAAAAACGCGGGTGACAATAGCCGCGGTGTCCTAGTGGATTTAGTCGAATCTAGAGATGGGAAACAGAAAGAGAAGGCGATCAAAATCAGAAAGTGGAGTGGCGAGCGCGGCAACACCATTGTGATTAGGCTGAGGAGAACAGAGATCAAATGGATTGAGGAGAGGCTAAGGGAAGGCGCCCAATTGAAGTTTGCCTTAGCGTGGATGGGCAAGCGGCGGAATAGCAACATCGCCACTTTCAACGTGGCGCTCATCTTTTACAGAGAGGTGACGCCATATCAGCCCAAGCGGCTTCTCGTAGTAGACGTCAACGCCCTCCACAACGGCATAGTGATAGCCACCATAGAGGAGGATAAGGTGTTGCAGAAGGGCATCTTGAGGCCTGATCTCGGCCGCATAGGCCGCTCGGAGAGGGAGATCGCCAGGCTGGACTCCCTCTGCTCCACAAAAGGCGGCGCCTACTGCAGAAAGGCCGTGGAGACGAAGAGCCGCCTCTGGCGGCTGTGGAGGCAGTGGAGTATTGAGGCTGTTAAGAAGATTGTAAAACTCGCAGTGCAGTACAGAGCCGCCGTCGTAGTGGACGAGCCCATGGACGAATCTATACGGGGGCTGAAGAAAGGCGATAGGGTAAAGTCAAACGTCAAGAAGTATCTCAATGTGGGGAGGCTTGTGAAGAGGCTGAGGGAGCTTGCCGAGTGGCACGGGGTGCCCTACGCAGAGCTGAGGCTGTACTCCACCATATGCCCCAGATGCGGAGCAAAGATGGAGGAGTTACCGAACAGAAGGATGAGGTGTCAGTGCGGCTTTGAGGCTCAGCGCGATGAAGTGCCTATACACTGGGCCCAGAAGAGGTTCCGTGAAATACTCCCCCCTTTTTTCCACCGTGACGCCTTACGTTCAACTCCCCTATCTACATTTTACCTGACTTAA